A genomic stretch from Seriola aureovittata isolate HTS-2021-v1 ecotype China chromosome 13, ASM2101889v1, whole genome shotgun sequence includes:
- the dnaaf2 gene encoding protein kintoun, with amino-acid sequence MEVGEKLKELDMTVDEIDRLTKAFKDEKFRGLLREYAQELSDPENKKRYEEEIKLLEQERGNTIEFIHPEPSRSLKTSVNGKQKCFINICANDKIGRPACECGMSEYGRRGQCWSLPHSLHPGRPDTDPKGNKIVIYDVIFHPDTLYIASKNKRFMDMVDNTAIQGIQNAFKVTLDKNNVREMNTRYKGTPRPCVIRKPIPGYKAKEPSEKPDPLAFPFPDEKRPTTSSQTKPTDSPATKNSSDVQPASFQIQPQKTKEPTKPNYTIKYRSFVDLQDFRYSRDSARSPRPKEIVVTIDMPLLKSITDTSLEVKERSLLLDSKKPAYRLELPLAYPVDEDKGEAKFNKQRGQLTVTLPVLPSNEAFDFALGPATTVSDAQGVGDGEGKGKENEEVKCKEQRTGSKEGEEDQTGVEEKKEVEEEDLKQQTKVGKGEEEEEGDDQMGKGQEGVEGEESVLGEEEKWREQKRKEEKIEVKIGSEREEERRVEDRKSDKISESEVEEEELKEQKQEDEKEDGRLTESQSLLITSEHACDTSEGGEVNLNSCLESTPKMKTSDIQEEAEKTKENVQGSEQLEADATFLNHTSSEESHTTAAITASPTPAVATTSNHDTVKDCCISQGTEVPATDKANESIRVSDSGKQEETKDMDEDDLPTEEIFQTAERDNKSPPALLREIDKDGNETVISDHSTSVGFIFQNSLIYELD; translated from the exons ATGGAGGTCGGAGAAAAGTTAAAAGAACTAGACATGACAGTGGATGAAATCGACAGACTGACAAAAGCTTTCAAAGACGAGAAATTCCGGGGACTGCTACGCGAATACGCACAAGAATTATCAGACCCCGAGAATAAGAAAAGGTATGAAGAGGAGATCAAACTtttggagcaggagagaggaaacaccATCGAGTTTATCCACCCGGAACCCTCTAGGTCTCTCAAAACGAGCGTGAACGGCAAGCAGAAGTGTTTTATCAATATCTGTGCCAATGATAAAATTGGTAGGCCTGCATGTGAGTGTGGTATGTCGGAGTACGGCCGCAGAGGGCAGTGCTGGTCCTTACCTCACAGTCTGCATCCAGGGAGACCAGACACAGATCCAAAAGGGAACAAGATTGTGATCTATGATGTTATTTTCCACCCTGACACTCTCTACATAGCGAGCAAAAATAAGAGATTCATGGATATGGTCGACAACACGGCCATTCAGGGGATCCAAAATGCTTTTAAAGTGACTCTGGACAAAAACAACGTGCGAGAGATGAATACCAGGTACAAGGGCACCCCTCGGCCTTGTGTCATCCGAAAACCCATACCTGGATACAAAGCCAAGGAGCCCTCAGAGAAGCCTGACCCTCTTGCCTTCCCATTCCCAGATGAAAAAAGACCTACCACATCCTCACAAACAAAACCTACAGATTCTCctgcaacaaaaaacagcagtgatgtcCAACCTGCAAGTTTCCAGATCCAGCCTCAGAAAACTAAAGAGCCAACCAAACCGAACTACACCATAAAATATCGATCTTTTGTTGACCTGCAGGACTTTAGATACTCCAGAGACTCAGCCAGGAGCCCCAGGCCCAAAGAGATAGTGGTCACCATCGACATGCCGCTACTGAAGTCCATCACAGACACCAGCCTTGAGGTAAAAGAGAGAAGCCTGCTGCTAGACTCCAAGAAACCAGCTTACAGACTGGAGCTGCCTCTAGCCTACCCTGTGGATGAAGACAAAGGAGAGGCAAAGTTCAACAAACAGAGAGGACAGCTGACAGTCACACTGCCTGTTCTCCCATCTAATGAGGCTTTCGATTTTGCTTTAGGGCCTGCTACCACTGTTAGCGATGCTCAGGGTGTAGGTGACGGTGAAGGGAAGGGAAAGGAAAATGAGGAGGTTAAATGTAAAGAGCAGAGGACGGGAAGTAAGGAAGGTGAGGAGGACCAAACAGGTGTTGAGGAGAAAAAGGAAGTTGAAGAGGAGGATCTGAAGCAGCAGACAAAGGTAGGGaaaggtgaagaggaggaagaaggagatgATCAGATGGGGAAAGGTCAGGAGGGCGTAGAGGGGGAGGAAAGTGTATTAGGTGAGGAGGAAAaatggagagagcagaagagaaaagaagaaaaaattgaAGTTAAAATTGGTTcggagagggaagaggaaagaagagttGAGGATCGAAAAAGTGACAAGATTTCTGAAAGTGAAGTAGAGGAGGAAGAATTGAAAGAGCAGAAACAAGAAGATGAGAAAGAAGATGGAAGATTGACAGAAAGCCAGTCCCTTTTAATAACTTCTGAACACGCCTGTGACACAAGTGAAGGGGGAGAAGTAAATCTGAACTCATGTTTGGAATCAACACCCAAAATGAAGACTTCAGACATCCAAGAGGAggctgaaaagacaaaagaaaatgtacaagGAAGTGAACAG CTGGAAGCAGATGCTACATTTCTGAATCACACATCCAGTGAGGAGTCCCACACTACTGCTGCCATTACTGCGTCTCCCACGCCAGCTGTGGCCACCACTTCAAACCACGACACTGTAAAGGACTGCTGCATTTCCCAGGGGACTGAAGTGCCTGCAACAGATAAAGCAAATGAGTCGATTAGGGTTTCAGATTCAGGAAAGCAGGAGGAGACGAAGGACATGGACGAGGACGACTTGCCGACAGAAGAgatctttcaaactgcagagcGTGACAACAAGTCACCACCAGCCCTGTTGAGGGAAATTGATAAAGATGGAAACGAAACAGTCATCAGTGATCATTCCACTTCTGTTGGGTTCATCTTCCAAAACAGCCTGATCTATGAGCTGGACTGA
- the klf11b gene encoding Krueppel-like factor 11b, with product MPSRKFTEMDSHGTEYMDHCRSYAKRRRHDSEQSASSGTNGLEYTDLEAAEALVCMSSWGQGLFLGSNRPTPCKPRPLTPASDSCDSLLPPEIPEPPKDFVSLSSLCMTPPHSPSFVETSTSSTGLQSSSSLAVSTKPCGSGLHQPAQAPITEKAPSLPPPSQSCRAMVTSVIRHTADSTPCQHHIPVAPNSEKTRDSVMATMVCQQQQLQQQQQQQQHMTKTEHVITHPSPPAPLTQLKTEQQPSPSKSCLDNVPTPTLLNTQPQNSPLPPSVPATLSPPPVTSPQIICQMFPVSSQSGIISAFIPSAVQTSSSGIRTATTPILPQPTSANTTPVQQSLIVGSAVPQGTVMLVLPQSSVSQAPHCSQTVMTLGNTKLLPLAPAPVYVPAGPSSNTASTKMDFSRRRNYVCNFPGCRKTYFKSSHLKAHLRTHTGEKPFSCSWDGCDKRFARSDELSRHRRTHTGEKKFVCPVCDRRFMRSDHLTKHARRHMTTKKIPSWQADVRSLNKMAAGKTPPSKPGLATLSMLVPASSK from the exons ATGCCATCGCGAAAATTCACGGAGATGGACTCACACGGG ACTGAGTACATGGATCATTGTCGGTCCTACGCAAAGAGAAGGCGGCATGACAGCGAACAGTCTGCCTCCAGTGGAACCAATGGCCTGGAGTACACGGACCTGGAGGCAGCTGAAGCGCTGGTGTGTATGAGCTCTTGGGGCCAGGGCCTCTTCCTCGGCAGCAACAGGCCAACCCCCTGCAAGCCCAGACCGCTCACCCCGGCTTCGGACTCTTGTGACTCCCTCCTGCCGCCAGAAATTCCAGAGCCCCCAAAGgactttgtgtctctctcctctctg TGTATGACTCCCCCTCACAGCCCCAGCTTTGTTGAGACTTCAACATCCAGCACTGGCCTCCAGTCAAGCTCCAGCCTGGCTGTGTCTACAAAGCCCTGTGGGTCCGGACTCCATCAACCTGCCCAGGCACCCATTACTGAAAAGGCcccttctctcccccctccATCACAGTCCTGTAGAGCCATGGTGACCAGCGTCATCCGCCACACCGCAGACAGCACCCCCTGCCAACACCACATTCCAGTAGCCCCCAATTCAGAGAAAACTAGAGACTCTGTAATGGCTACAATGGTCTGCCAGCAGCAACaactgcaacagcagcagcagcagcagcaacacatgACAAAGACTGAGCATGTAATCACAcatccatctcctcctgctcctctcacacAGTTAAAGACAGAACAGCAGCCCAGTCCCTCAAAATCCTGTTTGGACAATGTCCCCACCCCAACTCTTCTCAATACTCAACCGCAAAACAgcccactccctccctctgttcctgCAACCCTGTCCCCACCTCCAGTCACCAGCCCTCAAATCATCTGCCAGATGTTCCCtgtcagcagccaatcagggaTAATATCAGCCTTCATCCCCAGCGCGGTTCAGACATCCAGTAGTGGAATTCGGACTGCCACCACACCCATCCTCCCCCAGCCCACCTCAGCTAACACCACCCCTGTCCAGCAGTCCCTCATCGTAGGCTCAGCAGTGCCACAGGGCACGGTGATGCTGGTTCtccctcagtcctcagtctcTCAGGCCCCTCACTGCTCTCAGACTGTCATGACCCTGGGCAACACCAAGCTGCTACCTCTGGCCCCGGCGCCTGTGTATGTGCCAGCGGGGCCCAGCAGCAACACCGCATCCACAAAAATGGACTTTTCCCGCAGGAGAAACTATGTCTGCAACTTTCCAGGCTGCAGGAAGACATACTTCAAGAGCTCACACCTCAAGGCTCACCTtcgaacacacacag GTGAGAAGCCTTTCAGCTGTAGCTGGGACGGCTGTGATAAGAGGTTTGCCCGCTCTGACGAGCTCTCCCGTCACCGGCGAACAcacactggggaaaaaaaatttgTCTGTCCCGTGTGTGACCGGCGCTTCATGCGCAGTGATCACCTCACCAAACATGCACGACGCCACATGACCACAAAGAAAATTCCTTCTTGGCAGGCTGATGTTAGGAGCTtgaacaaaatggctgctggcAAAACACCTCCCTCAAAACCTGGCCTTGCCACACTAAGCATGCTGGTACCTGCCAGTTCAAAGTAG